The following proteins come from a genomic window of Miscanthus floridulus cultivar M001 chromosome 2, ASM1932011v1, whole genome shotgun sequence:
- the LOC136537882 gene encoding protein WHAT'S THIS FACTOR 9, mitochondrial-like has protein sequence MQFLAKPRSLEPLPPLAVHLQSMAYVNVMMRRKKDSSFDAVPELSHARDIRPFVSLARLLSPSPTPVSAVSKLGPSLETPDRRVTAFLRRFPAAFVESVGQHNIPWFRLSDAAARLLREERDVFAARRADVCGRLRRVVLMSPRRRLPLRVAQGMLWHLGIPEDYFKDLDHDIAQDGFKIAISGDGDDWRELGLIDDAKDEEMPLSVLQLNAMRKLGSVEEVSVPLFPSKGLRLKQKIKDWLERFQRLPYVSPYEDFSHINRGSDVSEKRAVGVLHELLSLFVTCSAERRRLCCLRQHLGLPQNFHLVFERHPHVFYLLLKEKTCFVVLKEAYMAGEDTAIEEHPMLEVRKKYVELMEQSREIIRCRQSGKPIELESKVCGDS, from the coding sequence ATGCAGTTCCTCGCGAAACCTCGGTCGCTCGAGCCTCTCCCTCCCCTCGCCGTCCACCTCCAGTCCATGGCGTACGTGAACGTGATGATGCGACGGAAGAAGGACTCCTCGTTCGATGCCGTCCCTGAGCTCTCCCACGCGCGCGACATCCGCCCGTTCGTCTCCCTCGCGCGCCTCCTCTCCCCGTCGCCCACCCCCGTATCTGCGGTCTCCAAGCTCGGCCCCTCCCTCGAGACCCCAGACCGCCGGGTCACCGCTTTCCTCCGCCGCTTCCCCGCCGCCTTCGTCGAGTCCGTGGGGCAGCACAACATCCCCTGGTTCCGGCTCTCTGATGCCGCCGCCCGACTCCTGCGGGAGGAGCGGGACGTCTTCGCCGCCCGCCGTGCCGATGTCTGTGGCCGCCTGCGCCGCGTCGTCCTGATGAGCCCGCGACGCCGCCTCCCGCTCCGTGTCGCTCAGGGCATGCTCTGGCATCTTGGCATCCCTGAGGACTACTTTAAGGACCTGGATCACGACATTGCACAGGATGGATTCAAGATTGCAATTTCAGGAGATGGTGACGATTGGAGGGAATTAGGGCTAATCGACGATGCAAAGGATGAAGAAATGCCTCTGTCAGTTCTCCAGCTGAATGCTATGAGGAAGTTGGGGTCAGTGGAAGAGGTGTCTGTCCCGCTCTTCCCGTCAAAGGGTCTTCGGTTGAAGCAAAAGATTAAGGACTGGTTGGAACGGTTCCAGAGGCTCCCTTATGTATCTCCATATGAGGATTTCAGCCACATCAATCGGGGTAGTGATGTTTCAGAGAAGCGGGCAGTCGGGGTGCTCCATGAGCTGCTTAGTCTGTTTGTGACATGCTCTGCTGAGAGGCGGCGGTTATGCTGCCTCCGGCAGCACCTGGGGCTGCCACAGAACTTCCATCTTGTGTTTGAGCGGCACCCGCATGTGTTCTACTTATTGTTAAAGGAGAAGACATGCTTTGTTGTCCTCAAAGAAGCGTACATGGCTGGGGAAGACACTGCAATTGAGGAGCACCCCATGTTGGAAGTGCGTAAGAAGTATGTTGAGTTGATGGAGCAGTCACGGGAAATCATAAGGTGCCGACAGAGCGGGAAGCCTATTGAACTGGAGTCTAAGGTATGTGGGGATAGCTGA